GCCCGGCTACCGGGCGAACCTCGTCGACGCCTGGCTGCCCACCCTCGACGGGGTCGTCGACCGGCTGCGCGCGGGCGCTGTCGTCGCCGACATCGGGTGCGGGCACGGGGTGTCGACGACGATCCTGGCGCAGGCCTTCCCGCAGTCCACCGTCCGCGGCTTCGACTACCACGACGCGTCGATCGCGCGGGCGCGGGAACTGGCCGCCGAGCAGGGGATCGGCAACGCCGTCTTCGCCGTCGCCTCGGCCGCGGAGTTCCCGGGGGAGGGCTACGACCTGATCTGCTATTTCGACTGCCTGCACGACATGGGGGATCCGGTCGGGGCGCTGCGGCACGCCCGCGAGGTGCTCGCCGGGGACGGGACGGTGATGCTCGTCGAGCCGTTCGCCCGCGACAGTCTCACCGAGAACCTCAATCCGGTGGGGCGGATGTACTACGCGGCCTCGACGGTGCTGTGCACGCCGTCCTCGCTGTCGCAGCCGGTGGCGTTGGGACTCGGGGCGCAGGCCGGCGAGCAGCGGCTGGCGGAGGTGGCCCGGGAGGCGGGGTTCGGGTCGTTCCGGCGGGCGACGGAAACTCCGTTCAACCTGGTGCTGGAGGCCCGCCCCTGAACCACCGTTTCGTCACTGTGACGATTTAGCGGTGGTCGACCGGAGGTCGTCCGGACAGGTTCGGAGGAGTCACGCCACCGGCGCGATGGCGCGCGCGGCGCGACCTGCGGCAGGATCGACGGGTGGACCGCGCCGCCCGTCTCGCCCTCGCCGTCGACCGTCAGCAGGGATGCTGCCTGTGGTGCGGTCGCACCTTCGGCCGGTTGATCCCGCCGACCACCGATCATCTGGTACCGCGGCTCAA
This region of Rhodococcus sp. Z13 genomic DNA includes:
- a CDS encoding class I SAM-dependent methyltransferase; this translates as MTTDAQDLDPARLDSILGQLVTDMGAAMNGALVLIGVDLGLWRALDDHGPATSTQLAERTGLRERYLREWLSAQAGSGYLLHDPDTGTFTLPPEHALALARQDSPVYMAGGFHLIGSVYKDRARITDRIRTGDGFGWHEHDPELFVGTEQFFRPGYRANLVDAWLPTLDGVVDRLRAGAVVADIGCGHGVSTTILAQAFPQSTVRGFDYHDASIARARELAAEQGIGNAVFAVASAAEFPGEGYDLICYFDCLHDMGDPVGALRHAREVLAGDGTVMLVEPFARDSLTENLNPVGRMYYAASTVLCTPSSLSQPVALGLGAQAGEQRLAEVAREAGFGSFRRATETPFNLVLEARP